The following proteins are co-located in the Candidatus Phytoplasma asteris genome:
- a CDS encoding nitroreductase family protein — MDFLKIKSVRQFCANHEIPNDILEAILATVFQAPSAFNLQPWRFFVFKGEKSKQKIAPFLYGNKTQLETCSTMILLCCDAQKSVLAEKIYQQEVLQKKISDATKLQVITKIDDYYKQISQVKLQNELFLEGGIGALQLMLAAKKYDYDVCPMGGFNAKKINEGLNIDVRYLPVLLVAIGKSKEKPKNKAFRMDCKDFTFWM; from the coding sequence ATGGATTTTTTAAAAATTAAAAGTGTGCGCCAATTTTGCGCCAATCATGAAATACCAAATGATATTTTAGAAGCAATTTTGGCTACAGTTTTCCAAGCGCCCTCTGCTTTTAATTTGCAACCATGGCGTTTTTTTGTTTTTAAAGGCGAAAAGAGCAAACAAAAAATAGCTCCTTTTTTATATGGCAACAAAACTCAATTAGAAACTTGTTCTACTATGATTTTGTTGTGTTGCGATGCTCAAAAAAGTGTCTTAGCTGAAAAAATTTATCAACAAGAAGTTTTACAAAAAAAAATATCTGATGCAACCAAATTACAAGTAATTACAAAAATTGATGATTATTACAAACAAATTTCCCAAGTAAAACTGCAAAATGAGTTATTTTTAGAAGGCGGCATCGGAGCGTTGCAATTGATGTTAGCTGCTAAAAAATATGATTATGATGTTTGCCCTATGGGAGGATTTAACGCAAAAAAAATCAATGAAGGATTAAATATTGATGTTCGATATTTGCCTGTATTATTAGTTGCTATTGGGAAATCAAAAGAAAAACCCAAAAATAAAGCTTTTCGAATGGATTGCAAAGATTTTACTTTTTGGATGTAG